In Pannonibacter sp. XCT-53, the sequence GCAGCGGTTCAGCCATCCGGATCCGCTGCCGGCGCATGTGGACGGGATCATCGTTCTCGGCGGGGCCATCGACACGGTCGTCTCCGGCGTCCGTCCCTATCCGGCGATCACCACCGCCGGCGAGCGCCTGACGGTCGTGCCCGATCTCGCACGCCGCTATCCGGCGGCCCGCATCGTTCATTCCGGCGGGCAGGGCGTGCTCTTCGGCAACACCTCCACGGAGGCCGAGGCGGCGCAGCGCATCTTCGCCGGCTTCGGTCTTGATCCGGCGCGGGTGCTGCTGGAAGGCAAGTCGCGCAACACCTGGGAAAATGCCATGGAGACCCGCGCCCTGCTGCGGCCGAAGGACGGTGAGACCTACCTTCTCGTCACCTCGGCCATGCACATGCCGCGCGCCATGGGCGTCTTCCGCCAGGCGGGCTGGACCGGGCTCGTGCCCTATCCGGTCGACTGGCGCACCCGGGGCGAGGAGGACCGCTGGCTCGGCTTCGACGCGATCTCCGAGGGGCTGACCCGGCTCGACCTGGCGGTGCGCGAGTGGATCGGCCTTGTCGCCTACTGGCTGAGCGGACGCAGCAGCGCCCTGTTTCCCGCGCCCTGAGCGGCGGCTTCACTGTTCTTTGCCGGTAAACGGTCGATTTCCGTCCGGGCGTCTTTCAAGCCGGCCTGGCGGGCCCTATCTTGAGGGACAAGGAACAGCACGAAGGAACCGCGGCCATGTCGCTCGAGGCCCCGCTGATCGCCGCCGATGTCATGCAATGGCTGTCGAGCGAGGCGATCGGCATCAAGGACAGTCTGAAGCTGGTCAGCGAACTGGGCGAACGGCTCAACGCCGCCAAGGTTCCCGTCGACCGCATCACCACCGGCATCACGCTGCTGCATCCCAACGTGCGCGCCGAAAGCGCCATCTGGACCACCGACGGCGAACGGGCGCTGCGCCGCTACATGGAGGCGGAGAACCTCGAGGAGGCCTACAACAGCAGCCCGCTGAAGGTCGTCTATGTCGAGGGCCGCACGGTGCGCGTGCGCATCACGCCCGAGCCCGAGGGCTGGGAATATGGCATCATCCCGGACCTGCGCGCCGACGGCTACACCGACTACATTGCCCTGCCGATGCCTTTCACGGATGGCAGCCGCAAGGCCCTGACGGTCGCGACCAAGGCCCCCGGCGGCTTTACCCTGTCGCATGTCGCCGTGTTCGAGACGATCGTGCGGCCCATCGGCCTCATCTGCGAGCTGAACACGCTGCGGCGCACGGCGGAGACGGTGCTGAACACCTATGTCGGCCCGCGCGCCGGCTCCAAGGTTCTCACCGGCACCATCAAGCGCGGGGAGGGCGAGCACATCTCGGCGGTCGTCAGCTTCGCCGACCTGCGCGGCTTCACCGAGCTGTCGAACCAGCTGCCGGCCGACAAGCTCATCCGGCTGCTCAATGCCTATTTCGGGGCCATGGCCGAATCGGTCGAGGCGCAGGGGGGCGAGATCCTAAAGTTCATCGGCGACGAGGTCATGGCCATCTTCCCCTATGCCACGGAAGAGGAGGCCCGGCTTGCCGCCAGGCGCGCCCTGATTGCCTCGCGCGATGCGGTGCTGCGCATTGCCGACATCAACGCGCGCTGCAGCGAGGAGGTGCCGCCGATCCGGGCCGGCATTGCCCTGCATGCCGGGGACGTCTTCTTCGGCAATGTCGGCAGCGAGACGCGGCTTGATTTCACGGTGATCGGCCCGGTGGTCAACCTTGCCTCGCGCATCGCCGATCTGGCCAAGCATCTTGACCGGGACATCCTCGTCTCCGAGGCGATTGCCGACCTGATGGGGTGCCACCACGGCCTGCGCGGCACCTATTACGTGAAGGGGTTCGCCGATCCGGTGTCGGTCTTCTCGCCCGACATCGAGGCGATGGCGGCGGGCGGTGCCTGTTCCGAGATCATGATGGCCTCGCGCGCATTCGACGCGAACTGACGCCGCAGCAGGACGATCAGCACCAGCAGCGTCGTCACCGCCAGCGCGTGCGGGCCGGCGAACCAGCCCATGAAGCCGATGGAAAAGAAGAACGCCCGCTGGCCGCGGTTGAAGTGCCGGCCGGCGAGGGCGTTGAGGCGGCCGGCCTTGTGGGCCGTGCGCGCCAGCTCCTCAGGGTCGCCGGTCACCGAATCGGGCACGGCCCCCATGACGATGCTGGCGTAGTTGAACAGCCGGTAGGCCCAGCTGAACTTGAAGAAGGCGTAGGCGAAGATCAGCATCAGGCCGAGCACCTTCACCTCCCACAGCACCCGGTTTGCCTCCACCGGCACCGACAGGTCGCCCGCGATCTCCACGATCCGGTCGGCCGCGTCGAGCAGCGTGAAGGCGCCGCCGATGGCCAGAAGCGCGGTCGAGGCAAAGAAGGCCGTGCCCTGCTGCAGGCCGGTCAGGATCGCCGTGTCCATGATCCGCACCTGCCGCGCCGCCATCTCCTGCATCCAGCGATAGCGGTAGGTCTCCATCCGCATCGACAGGGTCCGGTGCTTGAGCGGCGAGAGTTCCACCAGCACGTTGAAGCCCAGCCAGGCGATCAGGAACCAGGCCACGGCGAGCCAGTCGAGCGGTGTGAAGGCAGTCATGAAATCGGCCCAGTCCTTGCCCAGTGGTTAACTGAATCAAACAGCGTTCCCAACCTCCCTGATTTATCAACGGGATGACGGTCAGGTGCAAGCACTTGATCTCCCTCAGGCATTTTCGAGCAATGCATAGCCGGCTGAGCAGCTGTCACTTTTTTGCGCTTGCGAAGGTGTTAGGAAGACATTAAATCTCATGCCGCAAAGCCGCCATATTCGGACCCTGCGGGGACCGGGGGCAGCTTGAAAAGACAAGGGTTTTCATGGACGAAAACGTACAGAAGTCCTGCTGGGGCGTCACCGCGTGGACGGTGCTCGTTCTCGGGGGCATGCTGGCACTGATCATGCTGTTCGCCGACGCTGAAACCGCCACCACGGCCGTGAGCATCGCCCGCTGAACCGGGATCGTGAGACCAGATTGACAGAGGCGCGGAGCAATCCGCGCCTTTCGTCTTTTCATCGCCCGGGTTCCAGGGACTTGCCGGTTCGGGACAGGGCGCCGAGGGGCTTGCGCTGTCCGGCCGGCAGCGCCCGCCGGCGGGTCGCCGTGACGGTCAGTGCCCGCGCGCGGCCCGCGGACGGCTTGCGAAGTAGCGATGCGCCTCCATCTGCCGCACGACCGTCCTGCCGTCCGGCCGGCTGACCAGAAACCCGGCATAGCTGCTGCCACCGGCCTCGAACAGCACCAGCATTGCCTCGCCGACCTGCGGCCAGGCGATGCGTGCGCCGAATGTGTCGACGTCCTCCAGCCGCGTCTTGCCGGTCAGCGTGAGGATGTCGTCGCGGCGCAGGGTGATCGATTCGCTGCCGCCCCAGTCCACCGCCGCCAGGCCTTGTGGCAGACGGGGAAGGGTCAGGCGCACCTGGTCGAAGGTGAGCACCATCGCCGATCCGTCGCGCGTGAGGTCGACCAGCACTTCCACCGTGCCGAGATCGGTGCCCATTTCGGTCCGCTGCCCGTCTGCAGCGGTGGTGAAGCCGGCGGTGTTGACGAGCTGGTAGGGCCCGAGCGCGATCAGATCCTCGCTCCGGCTCGCCGTGGCTGGCAAGGTGACGAGCAACAGCATCGCCAGAACCAGGCGTCCGAGCAGGGAATGGCGCATGACTTGCGGGCTCCGGGAGGAGAGGAACCGTCAGAGCCTAGGCGAGTGCCGTTACGGTTTGGTTTCCGGGCCCGTGCCGGCCGGATCGGCCAGGTCCGGATCGAGCGGCCGGACCCGTTCATCGCCCGCCTCGGCGATGGCCTCGGGGTCCAGTTCCCGGTCCAGATCGCGGATGCCGGCCTGGGCGTCGTCGTCCGCAGACATCGTGCCCGGGGTCGCCTCCGTGCCCTCATCCGTGCCCGCCGCGGTGCCCGCCGCAGTATCCGGCTCTGGACTCGCGTCCTCGGGGCTCTCCGCATCCGGCATGTCGCCGGCCGGCGGCAGCGGTTGCCCGGGTTCCACATCGATCACGAAGGGGCCACCGGCCTCCACGTCGGCGGCCACAGCCCTTGCCTTGCGCGGCAGCGGCGGCAGTTCGTCCTCGGCCAGGTCCATGCCGACAAGGTCGTCTCCAGACCAGTCGTCTCCGGGCCAGTCGTCTCCGGGGAGGTCTTCTGCGCCGAGGTCCTCTGCGGTCGGCAGCGGCGGCTCCGGTTGCGGCGCGAGCCCAGTTTCGGGGCCAGTCTCAGCCGCATTCTCAGTTTCGGGCTCAGGCTGCGCCGGTGCCCCGGCCAGGGCAGCCTCGGCCTCTGTCTCCGCGTCCGGTGCCGAGCCTGCGTCGATCCCGGCCGCGCCGACGGCTCCGGCCATATCCGGCCGGGCCGTGTCTGCCGGAGTGTCGCCGCGACGGCGCGGCGCGGCAGGCAGGGGTCCGACCGCAACCTCGACCAGCGTTTCCAGCGAGGTACAGACCGGCTGCCAGCCCAGCATCCGCATGGCCCGGGTTGCCGAGACGATCTGCGAGCGGGCATAGCCGGCGGCCGTGTCGTGGCGCGGCTCGATGTCGGGCGCAGGCGCCGTGGCCAGCACCACCTCCGCCCCGCTGGCGGCGGCCACGCAGGCGGCGATGTCGCCGACGCGGGCCCCGGCGACGCCGGCCCCGATCAGGCTCAGCCGGAACTGCGACGAGGCGAGCGCCCTCAGATAGAGATCGGCGAGGTCATCCGCGTCCACCAGCGGCCAGATCGTGTCGGCGCTGGCGCGGGTGACGAAGGGCGTGCCGGAGACGGCTGCCTCCGCCATTTCCGCAAGCGGTCCGCGTCCCGGGGCCGAGACCAGCGCCGGATGGATGATGGCGACGCCCATGCGCGGCAGGGTCTGCAGCGACCGCACCAGTTCGCCGAGATGCGAGAAGGCGGGCAGGGGGTCGAAGGCGGCGCTTTCGCTCAGCGGCCGTGCCGGGCTTGCCGGAAACGCCCAGACGCCGCCCGTGTAGACGAGGCGCGGCGGTTCGGCGACCTCGGCGGCGACGCGCCGCAGCAGCGCCACGAGCCGGCGTTCCTCGCCCGCCATGTCCGGTCCGAAGGTGGCCCCGGCATGGATGATGCCGCGGCAGGCCATGGCCGTTGCGATCCACTGGTCCGGATTGGCCAGATCCCCGGCCACCGGGGTCGCACCCGCATCGGCCAGCCAGCGGGCGCTGGCGCTGGAGCGGGCAAGGGCGGCAACGGTCTTCCCCTCGGCCAGAAGACGCCGGAGAATTGCGCTGCCAATGGTGCCGGTACCGCCGGTCAAGAAAACGTCCATGGGATCAATCAAGCTGCGTCGCCCCGGAAAGGCAAGGGGGGGAGGCGGGCCGGGCTGTGCATAAGCCGGGCCGGCCGCAGGGAGGGTCTATGCCCGCCGGGGCGGGCTTGTTAGGGAAATGGGTATGGCATTGCACATCGTCAAACTCTGTGTCGGCGCCGACAGCGTCGAGGACCTTCAGGCGTGGATCGACTTCCGCATGGACCAGCTTGCGGCGGCCGGTCTCCCGCGCGAGCAGGCCCATACGACCCGCATGGTGCCGACGCGCAAGGACGAGATCCTCGACGGCGGCTCGCTCTACTGGGTCATCAAGGGCTACATCCAGGTCCGTCAGCCGCTGGTCGACATCCGGCCCTTCAAGGACACCGACGGCATCACGCGGTGTGATCTCGTGCTTGAGCCGCGCCTCATCCTGACCCAGATGCAGCCGCGCCGGCCGTTCCAGGGCTGGCGCTACCTGAAGCCGGAGGAGGCGCCGGCCGACATGCGTGGCAGCAGCGGCGGTCAGGACCTGCCCGAGGAGATGCGCCGCGACCTCGCCGAGCTCGGGCTGCTCTGAACCGTCGCCAGCCCCTTGCCTTCCTCCGGCGGATTTCCAACCTTACAGCAGGCCGGGCGGCTCGGGCGCCGGCAAGGGAGGATGGATGGCCAGCGCCGATGACAGGGATCAGGGGGATGAGCGAGCGGACCGCCGGACAGGCACGGCCAGACCAGGCTGGTGGCCCCGGGCGCAGGCCTCCGGTGCGGACCCGTTCGCGGCCCCTGACCGTCGCCCCACGGGCCAGACTGATCCGTCCGCGGCATCCGGTGCGGTCGCCCCGCGTTCCTCCGCTGCCGAAGTCGCGAGCTTCCTGACGCAGGCGAGCCGGATCGCGCCGCCCGTCCAGACCACGCCGGCCACGGCCCGGCTGATGTTTGCCCTCGATGCCACCATGAGCCGCCAGCCGACCTGGGACCGCGCGCGGGACCTGCAGGCCGGCATGTTCGAGGAGGCGGCGCGGCTTGGTGGCCTCGCGGTGCGGCTGGTCTATTTCCGGGGTCTTGATGAATGCCGGGCCTCGCCCTGGGTCGAGGATCCCCGTCGGCTTGCCGGGCTGATGGCGAAGGTCGGCTGCGAGGGCGGCCACACCCAGATCCGCAAGGTCCTGTCGGCGGCGCGCGAGGCGGCCGGAGCCGGCGGGCTCAAGGCACTGGTCTATGTCGGCGACTGTGTCGAGGAGGACATCGATCTCCTCTGCGCGCGGGCCGGCGAGCTGGCCCTGCTCGGCGTGCCGGTGTTCCTGTTCCAGGAAGGCAACGATCCGGTTGCGGCCCGGGCCTTTGGCGAGATCGCCCGGCTGACGCGCGGGGTCCATCTGGCCTTTGATCATCGCTCTGCTGCCGAACTTGCCGGGCTCCTGCGCGCGGTGGCGGCCTATGCGGCCGGCGGGCTCGGCGGCCTTGAGCAGCTTGGCCGGCGTGGAAACGCCGGTGCCCGCCTGCTGCTCAGCCACATCTCACCCGGGTGACGGGATCAGGACAAGGTCGACGATGCTGTATTTTCTCGGTGGTCTTGCCCTGCTGGGCATCCTCCTCTTCGCCGGGCGGCGCTTTGTCGCGGCCAATCCGGCCCGGCTTGCCATGAACGGCAGGCTTGCCTTCGGCGGGATCCTGCTCGCGGTGGCCGCGATCCTCGGACTGACGGGGCGGATGGGGCTTGCCGTGCCGGCGGCCATCTTCGGCGTGGCGCTGCTGCGGGCCGGCTGGGGCCAGGCGGCGGCAGCGGGTCCGCGCAAGGCCGGACAAAGGTCGCGGGTGCGGACGGCGCTGATCGAGATGGAGCTGGATCATGACAGCGGTCGCATGACCGGCATCGTTCTGGCCGGAACCTTCAGCGGCCGGGAGCTGGACAGCCTGCTGCCGCCCGAGCTCAAGGGCCTGTGGCAGGAGGCTGCCACAGACCGGGACAGCAGGGCCCTAGCCGAAGCTTACCTCGACCGCCGGCTTCCCGGCTGGCGTGTAGACTTCGAGGCGGATGCCGCAGACGGGCAGGGCGGCGCGACGGGCGCGGGCGCCATGACAGATCAGGAGGCCTACCAGATCCTGGGGCTTGCGCCCGGCGCCGGCGAAGCGGAAATCCGAGCGGCGCACCGCCGGCTTATGAAGCGGCTCCACCCCGACCACGGTGGCACCACCTTCCTCGCGGCGAAACTCAACGAGGCTAAAGACAAGCTTCTCCGACGACATTGATCCACCCCAATACGCGTTACTGGTAGACGGCATAGCAGTTGAACTTCGCACGCTTCAGCGTCCTGCAGGCTGCAAGTGCGTCGTTCTTGTCTTCAAATCCGACGAAACGGGCCCGGAACAGCGTCTGGCCGTTCGAGTTCACCGGTTCGGTGTGCAGGCTGGTCTTGCGCAGCGAAGCGCCGGTGGCGTCGCGGGCCTTCTTCAGCAGCCCGATGGCAGCGGTCTCGGATTCGGCCGCGCCGATCTGCACCTGCCAGCCCGGAACGGCTTCGGCCGCATTGTTGGTGGCCACCGTCACGGTCGTGTCGCTGGCACGGGCGCTGGCCACGGGCATCACCGGATCAAGCGAGGCGACGCGGGTCGTCGGCGCTGCGGCAGCCTCCTGCGTTTCCGGGGCCGGGACGGTCTCCACCGGAGCGGCAGCGACGGCGTCGAAGGTCGCGGCAAAGCGCGGATTGGCAATCGAGCCCGTGGTCATTGCCACGCTCTCACCCTGCTGGGCGGGGGCGGGAACGGGGCGCGGCGGGATCGGAGCACGGACCGGTGCGGCGGCCGAGGCCTGTGCCTGCGCGGGAGCGGGCGTCGGCGCCGGGACGCGGGCCGGGGCTTCGGCCACGGGGGCCGGACGCGGGGCAGTCACCGGGGCGCTCACGGGCGCGCTTGCCGGAGCCGCGGCAACCACGGCCGGGGCGCGGTCGGGCTTTGCGTCCGGAACCGGGGCCTTGAGCGGCGCCCGCACCCGCAGCGGCGCGGTCGGCTTGTCGTCGGCGGCCGAGGCGAGGGCCAGCGGGCCGGAGCGGGAGACGATCGGCGGAGCGGTGCGGCGGCCGGTGCTGGCTTCCTTCATGTACTGGTTGATCAGCCGGACCATCTGCGCATCGCGGGAGCGGCCGGTGGCCCCGCCCATCACGACGGCGACGATGTGGCGCCCGTCGCGCTCGACGGAGGTCACCAGGTTGAAGCCCGAGGCGCGGATGTAGCCGGTCTTGATGCCATTGACGCCCGGCACCGCGCCGAGCAGGCGGTTGTGGTTGCCATGGGTGCGGCCGCGAAAATTGAACGAGCGCGTCTTGAAGAAGTCGAAATAGGCCGGGAAGCGCTCGTGCAGGGCGCGGCCGAGCAGGGCCATGTCGCGCGCGGTGGTGCGCTGGCCCGGGTTGGGCAGGCCGTGCGGGTTCTTGAAGGTCGAGCGGGACATGCCGAGCTGGCGGGCGGTGCGCGTCATGCGGTCGGCGAAGCGGGCTTCCGTGCCGCCGATGTGTTCGGCGATCACCATCGAGGCGTCGTTGGCCGACTTGGTGACGAGGCCGAGGATCGCGTCGCGGACGCTGATCGTCGAACCGGCGCGCAGGCCGAGCTTCGACGGGGCCTGGGCGGCGGCGCGGGCCGAGACGCGCATCGGCGTGTCGAGCTTGATGCGGCCGGCCTCCAGATCCTCGAAGACCACATAAAGCGTCATCATCTTCGTCAGCGAGGCGGGGAAGCGCAGCTCGTCGGCCGAGTCCGAATAGAGAACCTCGCCCGTCTTGGCATCAACGACGATGCCCGCATATTTCGGGCCCTGCTGCGCCACGGCCGGCGTGGCCACGACGCACGCGGTGACGACCGCAACCTGAGCAATCTTCCGTGCAATCCGAGAAAAAGAGAATGCTGCCAGAAACCTACGCATACCGCCCGAACTCTCAATGTCCCCATCCTGGGGCATGACCCTTTGACAAGGAATGCCGGATCCGCTGCCGTCCCCCGACGGCGCGGATCGCTGATCCCTTGCCCCCTACTTCGGCCAGTGTGGTCGCAACGCGGTTACGAATGAGTAAAACGGGCGTTCATTTTAAGCACTCGTGAACCCTACCGAGCGGGCGTCTACGTGGTTCTGCTGAGCGGGTTTTTGCAGTGCAAAATGAATCTTGACTTTTTTGTGCGCTGCGTGATTATGGCGCAACTCGGCGTTCCGGGGTCTAACCGCGCTTCCCGACGGGAAGCCCGCACATGCGAGGGCAGGACATGATCAACAATTTCGAAGACATGCAGAAGTACAGCAAGGAACACATGGACCTGGCGCTGCAGACCGCCGGAAATGTGACCAAGGGCCTGCAGGCAATTGCCTCGGAACTCGCCGACTTCCAGAAGAAGTCCTTCGAGGAAGGCACCGCTGCGGTCGAGAAGATCATGGCTTCCAAGTCGCTGGACAAGGCTCTCGAGGCCCAGACCGACTACGTGAAGACCTCCTACGAGGCCGCCATGACCAAGTTCACTAAGATCGGTGAAATGTACACCGATCTCGCCAAGGACGCCTACAAGCCCTACGAAGGCCTGTTCGGCAAGGCCGCCAAGTAAGGCAGCGCCGCGTCCCGGGCCTCAGGGCCCCGCAGTTTCGACGCCCGGAAACCGGTTCGGTTTCCGGGCGTCTTGCATTTCGGGTGCCGCACGCCCGTGCGCCGGAATTTTTTGCACTGCAAAATAATCGGCGTGCCGGGCCGGCGGACGCCACGCGGGGGCGGTCCCCTGCCGGTTCTGTCGGCGGCCGGATGCGGGCTGGCGCCGGCGGGGAGGCGCGCGCCGCCGCTCCGGGCGTCCCAAGCTTCACTCAGGATTGATCTTCCATAATGCGAAAACGGTCCTACATCTCCGGAAAGGTCGCAACCAGTGGCTCACTTTGGCGCGGAGTAGGTGAAACAGACCATTGCGCCGGACCCGAGGGCAGGTAAGGATTGCGGGCAGGACCTTCGGGCCTGGCCTGTGCGTCGGGTTTCCAGGCAAGCCCTTTTTCCCGTCTTCCGGTGAAGGGCTTGGTTACGGTCGGCGCTCTAGACTGGGGGCAGCCGGACCGGTTCGAGGGCGACTGGCAGTGAAGGCGACTGGCCGGGCGCGGGTGCGCCGCGGTCGGGCAGCGTGATTGGGCAGGGTGCCCGGAAACGGTGGCGCCGGCGGGCGGGCAGATGGTCTGTCCCGCTCCGGCAGGGCCGCCCCGGTGACGGGCAGGACGAAGAGGCAGACGGGTTTAGGCATGGCAAGCGGATCGCGCCGGGACGAGGACGGGGAAGGCGGAACGGTTGTCGTCACCAAGACGAGAACCGTCACGAAACGGCCCAATCTCTATCGGGTACTGTTGCTCAACGACGATTACACCCCGATGGAGTTCGTCATTCACGTGGTGGAGCGCTTCTTCCAGAAGAACCGGGAGGAAGCGACCCGGATCATGCTGCACGTCCATCATCATGGCGTCGGCGAATGTGGCGTCTACACATATGAGGTGGCCGAAACGAAAGTAACCCAGGTGATGGATTTCGCCCGCAAACATCAACATCCGCTGCAATGCGTGATGGAGAAGAAGTAAGGGGACAAGCTCGTGCCGTCATTCTCCCGAAGCCTTGAAAAGGCCCTGCACCAGGCACTCGCCTTCGCCAACGAGCGACAGCAGGAATACGCGACGCTGGAGCATCTCCTGCTCGCACTCATCGATGACCAGGACGCAGCGGCCGTCATGCGGGCGTGCAACGTCGATCTGGATGTGCTCAAGCGCAATCTGGTGGACTACATCGAGACCGAATTGGAAAATCTCGTCACCGATGGCGACGAGGATTCCAAGCCGACTGCCGGGTTCCAGCGCGTGATCCAGCGCGCCGTGATCCACGTCCAGTCTTCCGGCCGGGAGGAAGTGACCGGCGCAAACGTGCTCGTCGCGATCTTTGCCGAACGCGAGAGCCATGCGGCCTATTTCCTGCAGGAGCAGGACATGACCCGCTACGACGCTGTGAACTACATCTCGCACGGCATCGCCAAGCGGCCCGGATTGTCCGAGCCCCGGCCCGTGCAGGGGGTCGAGGACGAAGCAGCCATGCCGGAAGACGTCGAGACCAAGCCGAAGAAGAAGACCGATGCGCTCGAAGCCTATTGCGTCAATCTCAACGAGAAGGCGCGGGCAGGCAAGATCGACCCGCTGATCGGTCGTGACAGCGAGATTTCGCGCACGATCCAGATCCTGTGCCGTCGCTCCAAGAACAATCCGCTGTTCGTCGGCGATCCGGGCGTCGGCAAGACCGCCATCGCGGAGGGCCTTGCCCTGCGCATCATCCGCAAGGATGTGCCGGAGGTCCTGCAGGACGCCACCATCTTCGCGCTCGACATGGGCACGCTGCTCGCCGGCACCCGCTACCGCGGCGACTTCGAGGAGCGGCTGAAGCAGGTGGTCAAGGAGATCGAGGAGTATCCCGGTGCGGTGATGTTCATCGACGAGATCCACACGGTCATCGGTGCGGGCGCGACCTCGGGTGGGGCGATGGACGCCTCCAACCTGCTGAAGCCGGCGCTCGCCTCCGGCGCGATCCGCTGCATCGGCTCGACCACCTACAAGGAGTATCGCCAGTTCTTCGAGAAGGACCGTGCCCTCGTGCGCCGGTTCCAGAAGATCGACGTCAACGAGCCGACGGTCAGCGATGCGATCGAGATCCTCAAGGGCCTCAAGCCCTATTTCGAGGACTTCCACAAGGTCAAGTACACCAACGACGCCATCAAGACGGCGGTGGAGCTGTCGGCCAAGTACATCAATGACCGCAAGCTGCCGGACAAGGCCATTGATGTTCTGGACGAGACCGGGGCGTCCCAGGCCCTGCTGCCCGAGAGCCGCCGTCGCAAGACCATCGGCGTCAAGGAGATCGAGACCACCATCGCCACCATGGCCCGCATCCCGCCGAAGTCCGTGTCCAAGGATGACGCCGAGGTGCTGTCCAAGCTCTCGGAGGACCTGAAGCGGGTCGTCTATGGCCAGGACAAGGCCATCGAGACGCTGGCGAGCGCCATCAAGCTGGCCCGTGCCGGCCTGCGCGAGCCGAACAAGCCGATCGGCAGCTATCTGTTCTCCGGTCCGACCGGTGTCGGCAAGACCGAAGTGGCGCGCCAGCTGGCCTCGTCGCTGGGTGTCGAGCTGCTGCGCTTCGACATGTCGGAATACATGGAGCGGC encodes:
- a CDS encoding phasin family protein, whose translation is MINNFEDMQKYSKEHMDLALQTAGNVTKGLQAIASELADFQKKSFEEGTAAVEKIMASKSLDKALEAQTDYVKTSYEAAMTKFTKIGEMYTDLAKDAYKPYEGLFGKAAK
- a CDS encoding DUF1489 family protein, whose protein sequence is MALHIVKLCVGADSVEDLQAWIDFRMDQLAAAGLPREQAHTTRMVPTRKDEILDGGSLYWVIKGYIQVRQPLVDIRPFKDTDGITRCDLVLEPRLILTQMQPRRPFQGWRYLKPEEAPADMRGSSGGQDLPEEMRRDLAELGLL
- a CDS encoding NAD-dependent epimerase/dehydratase family protein produces the protein MTGGTGTIGSAILRRLLAEGKTVAALARSSASARWLADAGATPVAGDLANPDQWIATAMACRGIIHAGATFGPDMAGEERRLVALLRRVAAEVAEPPRLVYTGGVWAFPASPARPLSESAAFDPLPAFSHLGELVRSLQTLPRMGVAIIHPALVSAPGRGPLAEMAEAAVSGTPFVTRASADTIWPLVDADDLADLYLRALASSQFRLSLIGAGVAGARVGDIAACVAAASGAEVVLATAPAPDIEPRHDTAAGYARSQIVSATRAMRMLGWQPVCTSLETLVEVAVGPLPAAPRRRGDTPADTARPDMAGAVGAAGIDAGSAPDAETEAEAALAGAPAQPEPETENAAETGPETGLAPQPEPPLPTAEDLGAEDLPGDDWPGDDWSGDDLVGMDLAEDELPPLPRKARAVAADVEAGGPFVIDVEPGQPLPPAGDMPDAESPEDASPEPDTAAGTAAGTDEGTEATPGTMSADDDAQAGIRDLDRELDPEAIAEAGDERVRPLDPDLADPAGTGPETKP
- a CDS encoding DUF599 domain-containing protein, whose amino-acid sequence is MTAFTPLDWLAVAWFLIAWLGFNVLVELSPLKHRTLSMRMETYRYRWMQEMAARQVRIMDTAILTGLQQGTAFFASTALLAIGGAFTLLDAADRIVEIAGDLSVPVEANRVLWEVKVLGLMLIFAYAFFKFSWAYRLFNYASIVMGAVPDSVTGDPEELARTAHKAGRLNALAGRHFNRGQRAFFFSIGFMGWFAGPHALAVTTLLVLIVLLRRQFASNAREAIMISEQAPPAAIASMSGEKTDTGSANPFT
- a CDS encoding VWA domain-containing protein; the encoded protein is MASADDRDQGDERADRRTGTARPGWWPRAQASGADPFAAPDRRPTGQTDPSAASGAVAPRSSAAEVASFLTQASRIAPPVQTTPATARLMFALDATMSRQPTWDRARDLQAGMFEEAARLGGLAVRLVYFRGLDECRASPWVEDPRRLAGLMAKVGCEGGHTQIRKVLSAAREAAGAGGLKALVYVGDCVEEDIDLLCARAGELALLGVPVFLFQEGNDPVAARAFGEIARLTRGVHLAFDHRSAAELAGLLRAVAAYAAGGLGGLEQLGRRGNAGARLLLSHISPG
- the clpS gene encoding ATP-dependent Clp protease adapter ClpS, encoding MASGSRRDEDGEGGTVVVTKTRTVTKRPNLYRVLLLNDDYTPMEFVIHVVERFFQKNREEATRIMLHVHHHGVGECGVYTYEVAETKVTQVMDFARKHQHPLQCVMEKK
- a CDS encoding DnaJ domain-containing protein yields the protein MLYFLGGLALLGILLFAGRRFVAANPARLAMNGRLAFGGILLAVAAILGLTGRMGLAVPAAIFGVALLRAGWGQAAAAGPRKAGQRSRVRTALIEMELDHDSGRMTGIVLAGTFSGRELDSLLPPELKGLWQEAATDRDSRALAEAYLDRRLPGWRVDFEADAADGQGGATGAGAMTDQEAYQILGLAPGAGEAEIRAAHRRLMKRLHPDHGGTTFLAAKLNEAKDKLLRRH
- a CDS encoding adenylate/guanylate cyclase domain-containing protein, with translation MSLEAPLIAADVMQWLSSEAIGIKDSLKLVSELGERLNAAKVPVDRITTGITLLHPNVRAESAIWTTDGERALRRYMEAENLEEAYNSSPLKVVYVEGRTVRVRITPEPEGWEYGIIPDLRADGYTDYIALPMPFTDGSRKALTVATKAPGGFTLSHVAVFETIVRPIGLICELNTLRRTAETVLNTYVGPRAGSKVLTGTIKRGEGEHISAVVSFADLRGFTELSNQLPADKLIRLLNAYFGAMAESVEAQGGEILKFIGDEVMAIFPYATEEEARLAARRALIASRDAVLRIADINARCSEEVPPIRAGIALHAGDVFFGNVGSETRLDFTVIGPVVNLASRIADLAKHLDRDILVSEAIADLMGCHHGLRGTYYVKGFADPVSVFSPDIEAMAAGGACSEIMMASRAFDAN
- a CDS encoding YdcF family protein; this encodes MFFYLAKLFFLVARPSNFLVLLALAGLCALLFARTRRLGRLAVGAAVLGLAVAGFSPLANIVLLPLEQRFSHPDPLPAHVDGIIVLGGAIDTVVSGVRPYPAITTAGERLTVVPDLARRYPAARIVHSGGQGVLFGNTSTEAEAAQRIFAGFGLDPARVLLEGKSRNTWENAMETRALLRPKDGETYLLVTSAMHMPRAMGVFRQAGWTGLVPYPVDWRTRGEEDRWLGFDAISEGLTRLDLAVREWIGLVAYWLSGRSSALFPAP
- a CDS encoding serine hydrolase; protein product: MATPAVAQQGPKYAGIVVDAKTGEVLYSDSADELRFPASLTKMMTLYVVFEDLEAGRIKLDTPMRVSARAAAQAPSKLGLRAGSTISVRDAILGLVTKSANDASMVIAEHIGGTEARFADRMTRTARQLGMSRSTFKNPHGLPNPGQRTTARDMALLGRALHERFPAYFDFFKTRSFNFRGRTHGNHNRLLGAVPGVNGIKTGYIRASGFNLVTSVERDGRHIVAVVMGGATGRSRDAQMVRLINQYMKEASTGRRTAPPIVSRSGPLALASAADDKPTAPLRVRAPLKAPVPDAKPDRAPAVVAAAPASAPVSAPVTAPRPAPVAEAPARVPAPTPAPAQAQASAAAPVRAPIPPRPVPAPAQQGESVAMTTGSIANPRFAATFDAVAAAPVETVPAPETQEAAAAPTTRVASLDPVMPVASARASDTTVTVATNNAAEAVPGWQVQIGAAESETAAIGLLKKARDATGASLRKTSLHTEPVNSNGQTLFRARFVGFEDKNDALAACRTLKRAKFNCYAVYQ